A genomic region of Bernardetia sp. ABR2-2B contains the following coding sequences:
- a CDS encoding endonuclease/exonuclease/phosphatase family protein codes for MIKNILSLIFLFVLFSAVSSCGSLEQSDNNNRSNSPILSDNSVDKDASFKGETIKVLSWNLYNFGKSKDAQEIEYIAKKLKDYDIIAIQEVSTSLYGIRAVGKLADELNRTGSKWEYKISDPTSGNGKERYAYVWKTTTKNAKISLKKDWLEESIAKKVDREPYMARFEIDFKKQKAKNTILIGSFHAVPKSKDPEKEVVFLEEIPNKYRTDNILILGDFNLDGRHEAFDGLRNRSFVAAFEGQKTSLRMKPKDGSPLNEEYDNIFIETRGFVTKRAEVIHFYKDYKSLKEARYISDHIPLWVELGFK; via the coding sequence ATGATAAAAAATATACTTTCACTTATTTTCTTGTTTGTTCTGTTTTCTGCTGTTTCGTCGTGTGGTTCTTTAGAACAGTCAGATAATAATAATCGCTCAAACTCACCCATACTTTCAGATAATTCAGTAGATAAAGATGCAAGTTTTAAAGGCGAAACGATTAAGGTTTTATCGTGGAATCTATACAATTTTGGCAAATCAAAAGATGCACAAGAGATTGAATACATTGCTAAAAAACTAAAGGATTACGATATTATAGCTATTCAAGAAGTTTCAACTTCATTATATGGTATTCGTGCTGTCGGAAAATTGGCTGATGAGCTAAACAGAACAGGAAGTAAATGGGAATACAAAATAAGCGATCCTACTTCTGGTAATGGTAAAGAACGTTATGCTTATGTTTGGAAAACGACTACAAAAAATGCTAAAATTTCTCTCAAAAAAGATTGGTTGGAGGAAAGTATCGCAAAAAAAGTAGATAGAGAGCCGTATATGGCAAGGTTTGAAATTGACTTCAAAAAACAAAAAGCAAAAAATACAATTTTAATAGGAAGTTTTCATGCTGTTCCGAAGAGTAAAGACCCAGAAAAAGAAGTAGTTTTTTTAGAGGAAATTCCTAATAAATACAGAACTGATAATATTTTAATTTTGGGAGATTTTAATCTTGATGGCAGACATGAAGCTTTTGATGGACTCAGAAATCGTTCTTTTGTAGCAGCCTTTGAAGGGCAAAAAACAAGTCTTCGTATGAAACCAAAAGACGGAAGTCCGTTGAATGAAGAATATGATAATATTTTCATAGAAACAAGAGGTTTCGTTACAAAGAGAGCAGAGGTAATTCATTTTTACAAAGATTATAAGAGTTTAAAAGAAGCTCGTTATATCTCTGACCATATTCCCCTTTGGGTAGAATTGGGTTTTAAATAA
- a CDS encoding insulinase family protein: MINSLKSYLKVGTVSALFLTTFFACKTATVQTTDTEGAKVEEKTAGAEMKMPIPIDENVKVGTLSNGMKYYIHKNAMPANRVELRLAVNAGSILEDEDQQGLAHFTEHMAFNGTTNFKKNDLIDNLETMGVRFGADLNAYTSFDETVYMLPIPTDSAGYVDKGLLILKDWASGVLFEDEEIDKERGVVIEEWRRGKGANERMRTKYFPTLLKGSHYAERLPIGKKEILESFKYETIRNFYKKWYRPDLMAIVAVGDIDVAEMEAKIKETFGSIPKVKNPAERKNFKTPLNKEPLAKVVSDKEATAIQLQLYYKMPKKAVTTYADLKENYTSELITTMLNARFEELQKQASPPFLYSFAFQGDMIGRDLDALQLYAGLREDNIEGGLSTITQEFERMKRFGFTTSELDRAKKQVSKRYEKAYKEQDKTESKRIVMSYVYNYLENQPIPSAKFEYEFLEKNLPSITLEQVNQMAKSWVTEENRVAVLTGMEKEGVNLPSDDKLVSIWNEAAKADLKAYKEKEIATSLIEEVNIPKKGSITNEVSNEKMGYTEFTLSNGAKVILKKTDFKNDEILVSAYSMGGHSLYEDKDYIAVSNIPAIIAQSGIGELSGSDMDKFMTGKTIRISPYISQYSEGMRGSTSPEDLETALQLMHLYFTSPRQDKDAVASFVATQKGFYQNLASNPNYYFYDQYSQLMANGSIRSGFPKVEELEKTDWQSAYKMYNERFANAADFTFFFVGNFDEEKMKSLLETYIATLPSTDKKENFKDLGIRSPKGMVEKIYKKGSEPQSNVRLSFAGEMKQYNPKDEASLNALAGLLRFKLIEKLREEKGGVYSAGAYTSVDKYPVPNYNVMITFPCAPENVDDLIAASIEEVDKLRNGDVDKTDLEKFKEAEKRKNEVEQTQNKYWLSTLQGLYYYNETPESIEKNKSILNDLTVEDVQNAAKKYLDTKAYIKAVLLPETTTEEDKGE; the protein is encoded by the coding sequence ATGATAAACTCATTAAAATCGTACCTAAAAGTAGGTACTGTTTCAGCCTTATTTTTGACTACCTTCTTTGCTTGTAAAACAGCAACTGTACAAACTACGGATACGGAAGGTGCAAAAGTAGAAGAAAAAACAGCAGGTGCTGAAATGAAAATGCCTATTCCAATTGACGAAAATGTCAAAGTAGGAACACTTTCAAATGGAATGAAATACTACATTCATAAAAATGCAATGCCTGCAAATCGTGTTGAGCTTCGTTTGGCTGTTAATGCAGGTTCTATTTTAGAAGATGAAGACCAACAGGGTTTGGCTCACTTTACCGAACACATGGCATTTAATGGAACAACAAATTTCAAGAAAAATGACTTGATTGATAACTTGGAAACAATGGGTGTTCGTTTTGGTGCAGACCTCAATGCTTATACTTCTTTTGATGAGACTGTTTATATGTTGCCTATTCCAACTGACAGTGCAGGATATGTAGATAAAGGTCTTTTGATTTTGAAAGATTGGGCAAGTGGCGTTTTATTTGAAGACGAAGAAATTGATAAAGAACGTGGCGTTGTTATCGAAGAGTGGCGTAGAGGAAAGGGAGCAAATGAGCGTATGCGTACAAAATATTTCCCTACTCTTTTGAAAGGTTCGCATTATGCAGAGCGTTTGCCAATCGGTAAAAAAGAAATTTTGGAAAGTTTCAAATACGAAACTATCCGTAATTTTTATAAAAAATGGTATCGTCCAGACCTTATGGCAATCGTAGCTGTTGGAGATATTGATGTGGCAGAAATGGAAGCCAAAATCAAAGAAACATTTGGAAGTATTCCAAAAGTAAAAAATCCAGCAGAGCGCAAAAACTTCAAAACGCCTTTGAATAAAGAGCCATTGGCAAAAGTAGTTTCAGATAAAGAAGCAACAGCTATTCAATTGCAATTGTATTATAAAATGCCTAAAAAAGCAGTTACTACCTATGCTGACTTGAAAGAAAATTATACAAGTGAACTTATTACTACAATGCTTAATGCTCGTTTTGAGGAATTACAAAAACAAGCAAGTCCTCCGTTTTTATATAGTTTTGCTTTTCAAGGTGATATGATTGGACGTGATTTGGATGCACTTCAACTCTATGCAGGACTTCGTGAAGATAATATTGAAGGTGGACTTTCTACAATTACGCAAGAATTTGAGCGTATGAAAAGATTTGGTTTTACTACTTCTGAATTAGACAGAGCCAAAAAGCAAGTTTCGAAACGTTATGAAAAAGCCTACAAAGAACAAGATAAGACTGAATCAAAAAGAATTGTAATGAGTTATGTTTACAATTACTTAGAAAATCAGCCAATTCCGAGTGCAAAATTTGAATATGAGTTCTTGGAAAAAAACCTTCCTTCTATTACTTTAGAGCAAGTGAATCAAATGGCTAAAAGTTGGGTAACAGAAGAAAATCGTGTTGCTGTCTTAACAGGAATGGAAAAAGAAGGTGTAAATCTTCCTAGTGATGATAAATTAGTAAGTATTTGGAATGAAGCTGCAAAGGCTGACTTGAAAGCTTATAAGGAAAAAGAAATTGCTACTTCACTTATCGAAGAAGTAAACATTCCTAAAAAAGGAAGCATTACCAACGAAGTAAGCAATGAAAAAATGGGTTATACAGAGTTTACTCTTTCGAATGGTGCAAAAGTAATTTTGAAGAAAACAGATTTCAAAAATGATGAGATTTTGGTTTCTGCATACAGTATGGGTGGACATTCTTTATATGAAGATAAAGATTACATTGCTGTTTCTAATATTCCTGCTATCATTGCTCAATCTGGAATTGGAGAGCTTTCTGGTTCGGATATGGACAAATTTATGACTGGGAAAACGATTCGTATTAGTCCTTATATTTCTCAATATTCAGAAGGAATGAGAGGAAGCACTTCGCCAGAAGATTTGGAAACTGCACTTCAATTAATGCACCTTTATTTCACTAGCCCTCGTCAAGACAAAGATGCCGTTGCTTCTTTTGTAGCCACTCAAAAAGGTTTTTATCAAAACTTGGCTTCTAATCCAAACTATTATTTTTATGACCAATATAGCCAATTGATGGCAAATGGAAGTATTCGTAGTGGTTTTCCAAAAGTAGAAGAGCTAGAAAAAACAGATTGGCAATCGGCTTATAAAATGTATAACGAACGTTTTGCAAATGCTGCTGATTTTACATTTTTCTTTGTAGGAAACTTTGATGAAGAAAAAATGAAGTCTCTTTTAGAAACTTATATTGCAACGCTTCCATCAACAGATAAAAAAGAAAACTTCAAAGATTTAGGTATTCGTTCGCCAAAAGGAATGGTAGAAAAAATCTATAAAAAAGGTTCAGAGCCACAGAGTAATGTTCGTCTTTCTTTTGCTGGAGAAATGAAGCAATACAATCCAAAAGATGAAGCTTCATTGAATGCTCTTGCAGGTCTTTTGCGCTTCAAACTTATTGAAAAGTTGCGTGAAGAAAAAGGAGGCGTTTATTCTGCTGGTGCTTATACAAGCGTTGATAAATATCCTGTTCCGAATTATAACGTAATGATTACATTTCCTTGTGCACCTGAAAACGTTGATGATTTGATTGCTGCTTCTATCGAAGAGGTAGATAAATTACGTAATGGAGATGTTGATAAGACTGATTTGGAGAAATTCAAAGAAGCTGAAAAACGTAAGAACGAGGTCGAACAAACGCAAAATAAATACTGGCTTTCTACACTTCAAGGGCTTTATTATTACAATGAAACTCCTGAAAGTATAGAGAAAAACAAATCTATTTTGAACGACTTGACGGTAGAAGATGTACAAAATGCAGCTAAGAAATATTTGGATACAAAAGCATATATTAAAGCTGTTTTACTTCCTGAAACTACAACAGAAGAAGATAAGGGAGAGTAA
- a CDS encoding putative sulfate exporter family transporter has translation MKKQIIPILFIACLLACWLPFVNSPIALVTGLLFAHFLKNPFPDQTAKATKQLLKVAVVGLGFGLNLQMAISASQNGIGLVVSSIFLTLGIGLFLGKILKVENKLTQLISVGTAICGGSAIAAFSPVIDADNADISVSLGVVFLLNSVALIIFPVLGHFFNLSPQDFGMWVAVAIHDTSSVVGAAETFSDESLKIATTLKLVRALWIIPLVLLSVLITKFYVKSEKSNSESEKANSEENNKTKKTSPKIKIPYFIGLFVVAIVINTYVPFVAEYSPYLVWVAKKLLVTTLFLIGLSLSIEKIKKVGWRPLVLGVSLWILISVGSILVIL, from the coding sequence TTGAAAAAACAAATCATTCCTATTCTTTTTATCGCCTGTCTTTTAGCGTGTTGGCTTCCCTTTGTCAATAGCCCTATTGCTCTAGTAACAGGACTTTTATTTGCTCATTTTCTCAAAAATCCTTTTCCAGACCAAACAGCAAAAGCTACCAAACAACTTTTAAAAGTCGCTGTGGTGGGCTTGGGGTTTGGTCTCAATTTGCAAATGGCAATTTCGGCAAGTCAGAACGGAATTGGTTTGGTTGTCAGCAGTATTTTTCTGACGCTAGGCATTGGTCTTTTTTTAGGTAAAATTCTAAAAGTAGAAAACAAACTGACTCAACTTATTTCTGTCGGAACAGCTATTTGTGGTGGAAGTGCTATTGCTGCTTTTTCTCCTGTCATTGATGCTGATAATGCTGATATTTCAGTTTCTTTGGGTGTTGTTTTTCTACTTAACTCTGTTGCTCTAATTATTTTTCCTGTTTTGGGGCATTTTTTTAATCTTTCTCCTCAAGACTTTGGCATGTGGGTGGCTGTGGCGATTCACGATACCAGTTCAGTAGTAGGTGCAGCAGAAACTTTTAGTGATGAATCATTGAAAATTGCTACTACCCTAAAACTCGTTCGTGCGCTTTGGATTATTCCTTTAGTTTTGCTTTCTGTTCTAATCACAAAATTTTATGTAAAAAGTGAAAAGAGTAATTCTGAATCAGAAAAAGCAAATTCAGAAGAAAATAACAAAACAAAAAAAACAAGTCCAAAAATCAAAATTCCTTATTTTATCGGACTATTCGTAGTGGCTATTGTGATAAATACGTATGTTCCGTTTGTAGCAGAATATTCTCCTTATTTGGTTTGGGTTGCCAAAAAATTACTTGTTACTACGCTTTTTCTAATAGGTCTTAGCTTATCTATCGAAAAAATCAAAAAAGTAGGTTGGCGACCGTTGGTGTTAGGTGTTAGTTTATGGATTCTTATCTCTGTGGGTTCTATTCTTGTAATTTTATAG
- a CDS encoding bifunctional riboflavin kinase/FAD synthetase, translating into MKIYRKVSEFPELQHTILTSGTFDGVHLGHQKIIQRVVDLKKRTPNAQTVVLTYHPHPRLVLFPEQKDLKILTTLEEKAILLEDLGIDHLCVIPFTKRFASTSSENFIKRIIQKKLQTRQFVIGYDHRFGKNREGGFEYLKENEDRFGFKVEEIPRQDIEDNAISSTRIRKALFEGDIQTANELLGYEFSLTGKVVKGKQIGRTIGYPTANLKLDYKHKLIPKQGIYAVRIFHKYEYYGGMLSIGVRPTIGKNLKQTIEVNIFDFDKDIYDKDLTLQFVKFLREEEKYNSLDELKAQLAKDKEESLEVLKV; encoded by the coding sequence ATGAAAATTTACCGTAAGGTTTCAGAGTTTCCAGAACTGCAACACACCATTCTAACGAGTGGAACGTTTGATGGTGTACATTTAGGACATCAAAAAATTATTCAACGTGTAGTCGACCTCAAAAAACGCACTCCAAATGCTCAAACGGTCGTCTTGACCTATCATCCTCATCCTCGCTTGGTGCTTTTTCCAGAACAAAAAGACCTCAAAATACTGACAACATTAGAAGAGAAAGCAATTTTGTTAGAAGATTTGGGCATCGACCACTTGTGTGTCATTCCATTTACAAAGCGTTTTGCTTCTACGTCTTCTGAAAATTTTATCAAAAGAATTATTCAAAAAAAGCTACAAACTCGTCAGTTTGTGATTGGTTATGACCATCGTTTCGGTAAAAATAGAGAAGGAGGTTTTGAGTATCTAAAAGAAAATGAAGACCGATTTGGATTTAAGGTAGAAGAAATACCGAGGCAAGACATTGAAGACAATGCAATCAGTAGCACAAGAATCAGAAAAGCACTTTTTGAGGGAGATATACAAACGGCAAATGAACTTTTAGGCTATGAGTTTTCGCTTACTGGAAAAGTAGTAAAAGGAAAGCAGATAGGAAGAACAATTGGCTACCCAACAGCAAATTTGAAATTAGATTACAAACACAAACTTATTCCAAAACAAGGAATTTATGCTGTCCGAATTTTTCATAAATATGAATATTATGGTGGAATGCTAAGTATTGGTGTTCGTCCGACAATAGGAAAAAACCTCAAACAAACCATTGAAGTAAATATTTTTGATTTTGATAAGGATATTTATGATAAAGATTTGACTTTGCAGTTTGTGAAATTTTTGAGAGAAGAAGAAAAATATAATTCTTTAGATGAACTAAAAGCACAATTAGCTAAGGATAAAGAAGAGAGTTTGGAGGTTTTGAAAGTTTGA
- a CDS encoding glucose 1-dehydrogenase → MFSLKGKSIIITGGAMGLGYATAELFAEQGAYLTLVDYNEEKLEEAKKGLSEKYSSAKILTVIADVSKEEQVKNYVNKAVEEYSRIDGLYNNAGIEGETSLLTEYDMDSFKKVIDINLMGVYYGMRYVIPIMKKQKYGRIVNVASVAGIRGVKNETPYVASKHAVSGMTKNAALEYGQDGIMTNAIAPGAIVTPMVEEAFKKINPDDPESAKKEYAKANPTLKLGKPKDVATLVGFLLSEECSYVSGQTIAVDGGQSSIYGDV, encoded by the coding sequence ATGTTTAGTTTAAAAGGAAAATCTATTATTATCACAGGTGGCGCAATGGGACTTGGTTATGCTACTGCTGAACTTTTTGCAGAGCAAGGCGCATATCTTACACTAGTTGATTATAATGAAGAAAAGTTAGAAGAAGCAAAAAAAGGACTGTCTGAGAAATATTCAAGTGCCAAAATATTGACTGTCATTGCAGATGTATCGAAAGAAGAACAAGTAAAAAACTATGTAAATAAAGCTGTTGAAGAATACTCTCGTATAGATGGTCTTTACAACAATGCAGGTATTGAAGGTGAAACGTCTCTTTTGACAGAATATGATATGGATTCTTTCAAAAAAGTTATCGATATCAATCTTATGGGAGTCTATTACGGAATGCGTTACGTAATTCCTATTATGAAAAAGCAAAAATACGGTAGAATTGTAAATGTAGCTTCAGTAGCTGGTATTCGTGGTGTAAAAAATGAAACCCCTTATGTAGCAAGTAAACATGCTGTTTCAGGCATGACAAAAAATGCAGCCCTAGAATATGGACAAGACGGAATTATGACAAATGCTATTGCCCCTGGTGCAATTGTAACACCTATGGTAGAAGAAGCATTTAAAAAGATTAATCCAGACGACCCAGAGTCTGCTAAAAAAGAATATGCAAAAGCAAATCCGACTTTAAAACTAGGTAAACCGAAAGATGTTGCTACCTTAGTTGGTTTCCTTTTGAGTGAAGAGTGTAGTTATGTGAGTGGACAAACAATTGCTGTTGATGGTGGACAATCTAGTATTTATGGAGATGTATAA
- a CDS encoding OmpA family protein, with product MTYPKNNNFFFVMNNHIFSCKTFLKAVFLLFLYPIFISSSLAQVTPAWHFDNYSDKNSSIPHNFINDLAFDERDNSLWIATGGGLVHWAEKDSTIYTPKNSELKDYGIKCIAIGKDGDKYIGTYGAGIYKIDAEGKFYHLQVPSKSNKNTVLSIVEDQNKTIWVGTEEEGLFRIDSKFRLLISVERIAFTRVFDIAIDKNNTKWIATERGLYTLEEDNRLKIYPSLKDQPINSIAFSSQNELLISSTLESRAQFFIGGKKQQLSKDVHYQFRTMLPTDKSLWVASFSGLSLFENNRWTVFNPQNSAFPSTMVSTLAQNPKDKTVWAGTFGQGLVKLSQLQTLPEGEFRLGTTSIKKGDVVRLHIGFERATAIFNDTTGISELVEFMKENQNVRIELSGHTDTAGDAMLNYKLSQERADAVKLYLMRKNIEAKRIETKAYGGTRPISENNSEASRQKNRRVEMKIIE from the coding sequence ATGACCTATCCAAAAAATAATAATTTCTTCTTCGTGATGAATAACCATATTTTCTCTTGTAAAACCTTTTTAAAGGCTGTTTTTTTATTGTTTTTATATCCTATTTTTATATCCTCTAGTCTTGCACAAGTTACACCAGCTTGGCATTTTGATAATTATAGTGATAAAAATTCTTCTATTCCTCATAATTTTATCAATGATTTAGCTTTTGATGAAAGAGATAATTCGCTTTGGATAGCAACAGGAGGAGGACTAGTTCATTGGGCTGAAAAAGACTCCACTATTTATACTCCCAAAAATTCGGAATTAAAAGATTATGGTATAAAGTGTATTGCTATTGGAAAAGATGGCGATAAATATATTGGTACTTACGGAGCAGGAATTTATAAAATAGATGCAGAAGGAAAATTTTATCATCTACAAGTTCCTTCAAAGTCGAACAAAAACACGGTTCTTTCAATTGTAGAAGACCAAAACAAAACAATTTGGGTAGGAACAGAAGAAGAAGGACTTTTCCGAATTGATTCTAAGTTCAGACTCTTAATTAGTGTAGAAAGAATTGCATTTACACGGGTTTTTGATATTGCCATTGATAAAAATAATACAAAATGGATAGCTACTGAAAGAGGTCTTTATACATTAGAGGAAGATAATCGTTTGAAAATCTATCCCTCGCTGAAAGACCAACCTATCAATTCTATTGCTTTCTCTTCTCAAAATGAGTTACTCATTAGTTCTACTTTAGAAAGTAGAGCACAGTTTTTTATAGGAGGAAAAAAGCAACAGCTGTCTAAAGATGTGCATTATCAGTTCAGAACAATGTTACCAACAGATAAGAGTTTGTGGGTAGCTTCTTTTAGTGGTTTGTCCCTCTTCGAAAATAATCGCTGGACTGTTTTTAATCCTCAAAACTCTGCTTTTCCTTCTACAATGGTCAGTACACTAGCTCAAAACCCAAAGGACAAAACAGTTTGGGCAGGTACATTTGGACAAGGATTAGTCAAATTATCTCAACTTCAAACACTTCCAGAAGGAGAGTTTCGATTAGGAACGACTTCCATAAAAAAGGGAGATGTTGTTCGTCTGCATATTGGTTTTGAAAGGGCAACAGCTATTTTTAATGATACAACAGGAATTTCTGAATTGGTTGAGTTTATGAAAGAAAATCAAAATGTCAGAATCGAACTTTCAGGACACACCGATACAGCAGGAGATGCGATGCTCAATTACAAGCTCTCACAAGAGAGAGCCGATGCTGTCAAACTTTATTTAATGAGAAAAAATATAGAAGCAAAAAGAATAGAGACAAAAGCGTATGGAGGAACGAGACCTATTTCAGAAAATAATAGTGAAGCATCAAGACAAAAAAATAGAAGGGTAGAAATGAAAATTATTGAATGA
- a CDS encoding tetratricopeptide repeat protein — protein MSQTNTNREKKIRSILERSSNIDVQTLQKYIDKKLTKEELHEVEKQLLNSDFASEAVEGFANADFRVNIAASTNQLNKEIKKYNKERGFYKTDYRVFYAAASVALISVVIFGLFRFANTTSFTSNDLATKSEPTISNDTVSENNNLALNKEEPLDKKTEDELIEKLKYEDVSQAEVNKNSNQNTEKNYNNLALDRDKSHTRQDFSTSDVWVSKKEKINKDDQITSSGNSEQMIASSPISANRQMNDSVSTNIDQLADDDYDFFSNTDKKNNLRSNQKSSKEILFDAMRAYDNKKYTDAIFLFDSYLITNPNDAQALYFGGVSYYENHNYSKSISLLEDFLKQKSSMIYQKHNQDAEWYLANSYLKTNQKQKAKTVLQKIANSGSKYASQAKSLLKK, from the coding sequence ATGAGTCAAACCAATACCAATAGAGAAAAAAAGATAAGGAGCATTTTAGAACGCTCTTCAAATATTGATGTCCAAACTTTACAAAAATATATAGATAAAAAACTAACCAAAGAAGAATTACATGAAGTAGAAAAACAACTTCTAAATTCAGATTTTGCTTCTGAAGCTGTGGAAGGCTTTGCTAATGCAGATTTTAGGGTAAATATTGCTGCCAGTACAAATCAACTCAATAAAGAAATTAAAAAATATAATAAAGAGCGAGGTTTTTATAAAACGGATTATAGAGTTTTCTATGCAGCAGCTTCTGTAGCTTTGATTTCTGTTGTTATATTTGGACTTTTTAGGTTTGCAAACACTACTAGTTTTACATCTAATGATTTAGCAACTAAATCAGAACCTACCATTAGTAATGATACTGTGTCAGAAAATAATAATTTAGCACTGAACAAAGAAGAACCTTTAGATAAAAAAACAGAAGATGAATTGATAGAAAAATTGAAGTATGAAGACGTATCTCAAGCAGAAGTGAATAAAAACTCAAATCAAAATACTGAAAAAAATTATAATAATCTAGCTTTAGATAGAGATAAGTCACATACAAGACAAGATTTTTCCACGTCTGATGTTTGGGTGAGTAAAAAAGAAAAAATAAATAAAGATGACCAAATTACAAGTAGTGGCAACTCAGAACAAATGATAGCTTCCTCTCCCATTAGTGCGAATAGACAAATGAATGATTCTGTTTCAACAAATATAGATCAGTTAGCAGATGATGACTATGATTTTTTTTCTAATACAGACAAAAAAAATAATTTAAGAAGCAATCAGAAATCATCAAAAGAAATATTGTTTGATGCAATGAGAGCTTATGACAACAAAAAATATACAGATGCAATTTTTTTATTTGACTCTTATTTGATTACAAATCCAAATGATGCACAAGCTTTGTATTTTGGAGGAGTGTCTTATTATGAAAATCATAATTACAGTAAATCAATTTCTTTACTAGAAGATTTTTTAAAGCAAAAGTCTAGCATGATTTATCAAAAACATAATCAAGATGCAGAATGGTATTTAGCCAATTCATATTTAAAAACAAATCAAAAACAAAAGGCAAAAACTGTTTTACAGAAAATAGCTAACTCTGGTAGTAAATATGCTAGTCAAGCCAAATCATTATTGAAGAAGTAA
- a CDS encoding RNA polymerase sigma factor, with protein sequence MFVKLFSKKNPRSDLELIEAYKETRDNKFVGELFERYTHLVYGVCLKYLKDEEDSKDAVLLIFEKLLTDLLRFEIQNFPPWLHRLTQNYCLMYLRQRKREFKRSEDYFNNQDDERMDSDPDWHLSNKSEKHKKEERLNSIEDALHTLNPEQKQCVELFFLEEKSYQEIVELTGFSLSKVKSFLQNGKRNIKKQLGILTLALWILFI encoded by the coding sequence ATGTTTGTTAAGTTATTTTCAAAGAAAAATCCTCGTTCGGATTTAGAACTTATTGAAGCCTATAAAGAAACCCGAGATAATAAATTTGTGGGAGAGCTTTTTGAGCGTTATACCCACTTAGTATATGGTGTTTGTCTAAAATATCTCAAAGATGAAGAAGATAGTAAGGATGCTGTTTTACTTATTTTTGAGAAGTTATTGACTGACCTTCTACGTTTTGAGATACAAAATTTCCCTCCTTGGTTGCATCGCCTTACGCAAAATTATTGTTTGATGTATTTACGTCAGCGCAAACGAGAATTTAAACGAAGCGAAGATTATTTTAATAATCAAGATGATGAACGTATGGATTCTGACCCAGATTGGCATCTATCTAATAAAAGTGAAAAACATAAAAAAGAAGAACGGCTAAATAGTATCGAAGATGCATTACATACACTCAACCCAGAACAAAAACAATGTGTAGAACTCTTCTTTTTAGAAGAAAAAAGTTATCAAGAAATTGTGGAACTTACTGGCTTCTCCCTTTCTAAAGTAAAGAGTTTTCTTCAAAATGGAAAAAGAAATATCAAAAAACAGTTAGGAATTCTAACTTTAGCTTTGTGGATATTGTTTATATAG